The Priestia megaterium NBRC 15308 = ATCC 14581 region TATAGTATCGTACATTGAAACTGAATTATGGACGTGCTGATCTAAGTGTGGTAACAATTCTAAGGAGTAGTGAGAAATTTCTAAGGTAAGAGGCTGGTCGTCATAATACAGGATGCGCTGCAGTTCAAGGACTTCACTTTCTGGAGGGATTGATAACATCTTTGCCACATGAGCTTTTACAGGTTTTATACCAAAAGACAAAATTTTAGTCTGCGGTACTTTCCCTAATTCCGACATATACTCTGTATGCCCATTAACGGCAAACAGCTCTCTCTTAGCTTTTGGATATTGAACAAAGGTTCCTTTTCCTTGCTGACGTATCAGAAGGCCTTCTTCTACTAAATCTAATACGGCTTTTCTTACCGTAATCCGACTTACTCCGTATATATCGCACAAATCCGTTTCAATTGGAAGTTTTTCACCCGGAGTATAAACTCCTTTATTAATATCTTCTGTAATAGCCTGTTTTAACTGCATATATAAAGGCGTAGAGCTATGAGTATTTAGCTTCATCTTTTTCCTCCTCTTTCCTAAATACTTGCTTTTGAATATAATTATATTATAACGTAATGTGATGTTATATTACAATTTGCTTTTCTTCCTTTTTATCATGTATGTTTGATACAAAAGAAAGAAAAGTTGGCGAACTCAAAGTTCTATAGCATTCACCTTTCTTTTCTATTAATTGAAAACATGGGTAATGGTTAGACAAGCAATAGAAAATATGCAACAATTTTTATTACCAGCTTCTTCAACATAAGATAAAATAGAAGGTAAAAACTTTAATAAAAGGAGATTCCGCCATGGGTGAAAAAAAGAATATTGATATAGGTGGTCTTAGTTTTGCTTGGGATTTAGAAAAAGGCCAATTTAGCTTTGAGGGAGAAGATGCGATCCTTTTTTGGATTACTTCTGCGATGAAAACATTGTTTGACACAATCGAAGAAATATCTGGAGAAGAGGCAGCTTCTGTAGTACTGGAAACCACTGGTTTCCGACAGGGATTAGTAGTAGGAGAGTACTTTCAAAATATGAAAGGCGTAACGGTTTTTGAAGCGGCTGAGTTAATTACCAATACATACGCTTCGGCTGGATGGGGAAAAACTACTATCAAATATTTAAATCCTGAAAGTAAAACTCTATCTGCTGAATTAAAAGACAGTTGGGAACATAAAATTAACGTTGCGCAAAAGAAAACAAAGGGAGGAAATTTTCTTCCGGCCCATTATGCAGGGATTTTTACAGGACTATTTGGCACAAATATTTGGTACAAGGTGATTCAACATCAAATAGAAGGACATGAATGCACCACAGTAGAATACTTCCCTTCTAACATTGATATCACTCAAAATATTCATCAATTAGCGAGAAGAAAAGAAGCGCAGAAAATAGAACATTTGCAAAACATTGTAGCAGAAAAAACAGCAGAGTTAAAAGATCTTATTAAAAAGCTTTCTTCTCCTATTATTCCGGTTTTGGAAGGTATAGTCGTCGTTCCTTTGATTGGCAAATACGACGAGGATCGAACGGAAGATTTGATTGTCAATACATTAAATAACCTCCCAAAACACCAGGCTAATTATCTTGTGCTGGATTTAACCGGATTGGATAAAGAACTTACTGAATATACGGCAAGTCTTATTGAAAAATTAGGTGCAGCAGCGTCCCTGATTGGTACGAAAACAATTTTAGTAGGGATTTCTGCCGATTTAGGCTTAGTTATATCAAAGACCCATATTGATTTATCGAAATATGATTGTTTTCAAACATTGCAACACGGCATTCATTATGCATTGGCACAAAGCGGACGAAGCATCGTTTAAAATATATATTTGAAATATAACAAAATGCACTCATTCAGCATCATAACAAATCTCTTTATTAAAGAACGGAAATGAATTGAAGGATTTCATTTTTTAAAAGATGAATTGACATGAAACCAAAAGGTGTTATATTGTTTTTATATAAAACTTTTTGGTGTTATTTTTTTAAAAAGGAGAATGAAGATAACGATGAATGATAAAAGTGTAGTAGAAGATGTAAAACAGACGATAATATTTAACGCGCCGATTCAAAAAGTTTGGGATAAAGTAGCAAGCGCAGAAGGGCTCCAACAATGGTTCATGCCTAATGATTTTCAGCCTCAGGTAGGATATGAATTTCATTTGCAATCGCCTTTTGGCCCATCTCCGTGTAAAGTATTAGAAATAGATGCACCAAACTATCTTTCTTTCTCTTGGGATACGGATGGATGGGTCGTTTCGTTTACCTTAAAAGAAATGGGTAATCAAACTGAATTTACGCTTATTCATAGCGGGTGGAAAGAAGCTGAAACACTTCTTGAAAAAGCAAACGAAAAGAGTTCAGTGGTACGAGATAGAATGAGCTACGGGTGGATTAGTCTCGTAAATGAAAAACTTCGAAAGGTTGTTGAAAACTAAATGACTTCATCAGCTGCCAAGCATGATATCTTTCAAGCCATTGCTGATCCTACTCGAAGAAAAGTACTTGAGCTGCTTTCTGAAAAAGAATTGCCTATATCAGAAATAACGTCTCATTTTTCAATAAGCCGTACCGCTATTGTCAAGCATCTTCATATACTTTCAGAAGCAGACTTAGTCCATGGACAGAAAAAAGGCAGAGAAAAAGTGTATTGTCTTCAACCAGAGCCTTTAAAAGAAGTACAAGATTGGCTTTCTTACTACGAGCAATTTTGGACGAACAAATTATCTATTCTTCAGCATATTGTTGAAAGA contains the following coding sequences:
- a CDS encoding GntR family transcriptional regulator, which produces MKLNTHSSTPLYMQLKQAITEDINKGVYTPGEKLPIETDLCDIYGVSRITVRKAVLDLVEEGLLIRQQGKGTFVQYPKAKRELFAVNGHTEYMSELGKVPQTKILSFGIKPVKAHVAKMLSIPPESEVLELQRILYYDDQPLTLEISHYSLELLPHLDQHVHNSVSMYDTIKNKYNITPVHNKKLLNMVFANVDEAKHLECEVGEPLFKVEKVAYDAQKRPIHSSFLHYPANRVTFTIDSSNS
- a CDS encoding STAS domain-containing protein, with translation MGEKKNIDIGGLSFAWDLEKGQFSFEGEDAILFWITSAMKTLFDTIEEISGEEAASVVLETTGFRQGLVVGEYFQNMKGVTVFEAAELITNTYASAGWGKTTIKYLNPESKTLSAELKDSWEHKINVAQKKTKGGNFLPAHYAGIFTGLFGTNIWYKVIQHQIEGHECTTVEYFPSNIDITQNIHQLARRKEAQKIEHLQNIVAEKTAELKDLIKKLSSPIIPVLEGIVVVPLIGKYDEDRTEDLIVNTLNNLPKHQANYLVLDLTGLDKELTEYTASLIEKLGAAASLIGTKTILVGISADLGLVISKTHIDLSKYDCFQTLQHGIHYALAQSGRSIV
- a CDS encoding SRPBCC family protein, yielding MNDKSVVEDVKQTIIFNAPIQKVWDKVASAEGLQQWFMPNDFQPQVGYEFHLQSPFGPSPCKVLEIDAPNYLSFSWDTDGWVVSFTLKEMGNQTEFTLIHSGWKEAETLLEKANEKSSVVRDRMSYGWISLVNEKLRKVVEN
- a CDS encoding ArsR/SmtB family transcription factor, yielding MTSSAAKHDIFQAIADPTRRKVLELLSEKELPISEITSHFSISRTAIVKHLHILSEADLVHGQKKGREKVYCLQPEPLKEVQDWLSYYEQFWTNKLSILQHIVERDEERNQ